Proteins co-encoded in one Dysgonomonadaceae bacterium zrk40 genomic window:
- a CDS encoding ATP-binding protein yields MNEQPPVPTIDGILSGLVFEGQGYEFKALLNLDDKRGKSNFIDDVVAFLNAGPGYLIVGVHEKRGVFSRFEPMEGDRDALQRRITSIIQDNIDPKPLGVHVKFLDLDAGGFILWLDLPDHRLRPYQNKITGGFHLRTGAQNTPIPRDQLHALFTPIEKLEADTVQLMERENAAVEARDIMQNDGATLHIAIVPQEHYERERAPFDPGRGVLKVMRHYHGESQGVFKGCENGVEARDATFQEWRSISRFFIGDDWLVHSYVSHPFSVRDGEGRLTVHEFREEFARHLRDIQLVLDDSGIRGPYGVLLAVKNLRRNPKLEWAFPNASAASLGRPMRVERVDEQGLIDRFYDKVRSVSVYGR; encoded by the coding sequence ATGAATGAACAACCGCCGGTGCCGACTATTGATGGCATCCTGTCCGGCCTCGTTTTCGAGGGACAGGGTTATGAGTTCAAGGCACTCCTGAACCTGGATGATAAACGTGGAAAATCAAACTTCATCGATGATGTCGTGGCGTTCTTGAACGCTGGACCTGGGTACTTGATCGTCGGCGTGCATGAAAAGAGGGGAGTCTTCTCGCGCTTCGAGCCAATGGAGGGCGATCGCGATGCCCTACAACGCCGCATCACTTCAATCATTCAGGACAACATAGACCCCAAGCCATTGGGCGTTCATGTGAAATTCCTCGATTTGGACGCGGGAGGGTTCATTTTGTGGCTCGATCTCCCTGACCATCGCCTGCGGCCTTATCAGAATAAGATTACCGGCGGCTTTCATTTACGCACCGGTGCGCAAAACACGCCGATCCCCCGTGACCAACTCCACGCGCTGTTTACACCGATCGAGAAGCTGGAAGCCGATACCGTACAGCTAATGGAGCGTGAGAATGCGGCTGTCGAGGCGCGTGACATCATGCAGAACGACGGCGCAACGCTGCATATCGCGATCGTGCCACAAGAGCATTATGAACGGGAGCGGGCGCCTTTCGATCCCGGGCGGGGTGTTCTGAAAGTGATGCGTCATTATCACGGGGAGAGCCAGGGTGTTTTCAAAGGGTGTGAGAATGGCGTCGAGGCTCGGGACGCGACGTTCCAAGAATGGCGATCAATCTCGCGCTTCTTTATCGGTGATGATTGGCTCGTCCACTCCTATGTCTCCCATCCTTTCTCTGTCCGGGATGGGGAGGGACGACTAACAGTTCATGAGTTTCGCGAGGAGTTCGCTCGACACTTGCGTGATATCCAGCTCGTTCTGGACGATTCTGGCATCCGAGGACCATATGGGGTTCTTCTCGCGGTGAAGAATCTGCGCCGCAATCCAAAACTTGAATGGGCCTTTCCCAATGCCAGCGCTGCCAGTCTCGGTCGGCCGATGCGGGTTGAACGCGTGGATGAACAAGGTCTCATTGATCGGTTCTATGATAAGGTCAGAAGTGTTTCGGTCTATGGCCGCTGA
- a CDS encoding type IV toxin-antitoxin system AbiEi family antitoxin domain-containing protein — protein sequence MNGQPETKLKQLLQQVPPGFLVDSKWMARHAISRQSVSGYIKQGWLEPVMSGVYRRPFSSDTNPEAVGGWKIPLLSAVWLMRHEFHVGGASSLSLRGHAHYLSFSRELTLYLYGSDIPTWLSKLRTDADVKTRSNVLFGEGATGVENADFDLSNDDDPELAQSPWRWPMPMSSPERAILEMLDEVPKGESYHKVDVAFESLANLRPRLLTTLLTLCRSVKTKRLFFVFADKHNHAWRRHIDVSSVDLGKGDRALTPGGRLHPIYRITVPNDLMPKEAQYGP from the coding sequence ATGAATGGACAACCAGAGACAAAGCTAAAGCAACTTCTCCAGCAAGTCCCCCCCGGCTTCCTGGTAGACTCGAAATGGATGGCCCGCCATGCCATCTCGCGACAATCCGTGTCTGGCTATATCAAGCAGGGCTGGCTCGAGCCAGTCATGTCGGGCGTGTACCGCCGCCCATTCTCCTCAGATACCAATCCAGAAGCTGTCGGTGGCTGGAAGATACCCCTGCTCTCAGCCGTCTGGCTCATGCGGCATGAGTTCCATGTCGGCGGGGCGAGCTCCCTCTCCTTGCGGGGACATGCTCATTACCTCTCGTTCAGCCGCGAACTTACCCTCTATCTCTATGGATCCGATATCCCGACATGGCTATCGAAGCTGCGGACGGACGCCGACGTGAAGACCAGGAGTAACGTCCTGTTCGGCGAAGGGGCGACCGGCGTCGAAAACGCGGATTTCGACCTTTCCAACGACGATGATCCAGAGCTGGCACAAAGCCCATGGCGCTGGCCAATGCCGATGTCCTCACCCGAGCGCGCGATCCTCGAAATGCTAGACGAAGTCCCAAAGGGCGAAAGCTACCACAAGGTGGACGTGGCGTTCGAGAGCCTTGCCAATCTGCGCCCGAGATTATTGACGACGCTCCTTACCCTGTGCCGAAGCGTCAAAACCAAGCGCCTCTTCTTCGTGTTTGCTGACAAGCACAATCATGCCTGGCGCCGGCACATCGACGTCTCCTCTGTCGATCTCGGAAAGGGCGACCGGGCGCTGACACCGGGCGGCCGGCTGCACCCCATCTATCGCATCACAGTCCCGAATGACTTGATGCCAAAGGAGGCCCAGTATGGCCCGTGA
- a CDS encoding SMC-Scp complex subunit ScpB, with amino-acid sequence MTGTSPAKSRQRTRSSEGDERLLDRELRDLPVELRWREWMMRVEAVIFASAEPVTREMLARVVGKDCSIDLIIDDLIEELRDRPYELVSVAGGWQHRTRVAYAEAIRASCAPTRSAAAVLSEHESMVLMAIAYFQPVTRGELSKIFGKEVSRDLIGSLRGAGFISSGPRSPTPGAPYTYVTTKHFLSAFGMETLRDLPDMEALEDAGLLSRNAVKEEVADSQGGAADEEGQESHSIE; translated from the coding sequence ATGACCGGAACGAGCCCCGCGAAGTCAAGACAAAGAACGCGATCAAGTGAAGGAGACGAACGTCTGCTTGATCGGGAGTTGAGGGATCTGCCGGTGGAATTGCGGTGGCGGGAATGGATGATGCGGGTCGAGGCAGTGATTTTTGCCTCGGCTGAGCCGGTGACGCGTGAAATGTTGGCGCGCGTGGTCGGAAAGGATTGCAGCATTGACCTGATCATTGATGACCTCATCGAAGAGTTGCGTGATAGGCCTTATGAGCTGGTCTCCGTGGCTGGTGGTTGGCAGCATCGGACCCGAGTGGCTTATGCGGAGGCGATCCGGGCTTCTTGCGCGCCGACGCGATCTGCCGCTGCGGTGCTGTCCGAGCATGAGTCCATGGTGCTGATGGCAATTGCTTATTTCCAGCCAGTCACACGCGGCGAGCTGTCGAAGATCTTTGGCAAGGAGGTCAGCCGCGATCTGATCGGATCGCTGCGTGGCGCAGGGTTTATTTCCTCTGGGCCGCGCAGCCCGACGCCAGGGGCGCCGTATACCTATGTGACGACGAAACATTTTCTGTCGGCCTTCGGCATGGAGACATTGCGGGACCTCCCGGACATGGAGGCGCTGGAGGATGCAGGGTTGTTGAGCCGCAATGCTGTCAAAGAGGAGGTGGCCGATTCACAAGGCGGAGCCGCCGATGAGGAGGGCCAGGAATCGCACTCTATCGAGTGA
- a CDS encoding tyrosine-type recombinase/integrase, which translates to MPENDADPHASPSLGTSAAYELQPSGTSGAVTGHLAPLVERARGYVDASSAANTRRAYAADWAHFSSWCRRKGLAPLPPDPQIVGLYITALAAGEAAPRTKPSAVSTIERRLSAITWNYMQRGLTLDRRDRHIATVLAGIRNRHAAPPRQKEAILPEELIAMVETLDRGTLRGLRDRAMLLMGFAGGLRRSEIVALDCGRDQTEDGNGWIEILDKGMLVMLRGKTGWREVEIGRGSSDLTCPVHAVETWLKLGRIGHGPLFRRVTGKGKAVGPERLKDQEIARLVKKTVLAAGIRGELPEAERIKLFSGHSLRAGLASSAEVDERYVQKQLGHASAEMTRRYQRRRDRFRVNLTKAAGL; encoded by the coding sequence ATGCCCGAAAACGACGCCGATCCGCACGCCAGCCCGTCTCTCGGCACGAGCGCCGCTTATGAATTGCAGCCGTCCGGGACGTCGGGCGCGGTGACGGGGCATCTCGCGCCGCTGGTCGAACGCGCCCGCGGTTACGTCGACGCCTCGAGCGCGGCCAATACGCGGCGCGCCTATGCCGCCGACTGGGCGCATTTTTCAAGCTGGTGCCGGCGCAAGGGGCTTGCGCCCCTGCCCCCCGATCCGCAAATCGTCGGGCTCTACATTACGGCGCTTGCCGCAGGCGAAGCCGCGCCACGGACAAAGCCGAGCGCGGTTTCCACCATCGAACGGCGGCTTTCGGCGATCACGTGGAACTATATGCAGCGCGGCCTCACGCTTGATCGCCGCGACCGCCATATTGCCACGGTGCTTGCCGGCATCCGCAATCGCCATGCAGCGCCGCCCCGCCAGAAGGAGGCGATCCTGCCGGAAGAGCTGATCGCCATGGTCGAAACACTGGACCGGGGCACGCTCCGGGGTTTGCGCGATCGCGCCATGCTGCTGATGGGGTTTGCCGGCGGGTTGCGCCGCTCGGAGATCGTCGCGCTCGATTGCGGCCGCGACCAGACCGAGGACGGAAACGGCTGGATCGAAATCCTCGACAAGGGCATGCTGGTGATGCTGCGCGGCAAGACCGGCTGGCGCGAGGTGGAGATCGGCCGCGGCTCCTCCGATCTCACCTGCCCGGTCCATGCCGTGGAAACCTGGCTGAAGCTCGGCAGGATCGGCCACGGCCCGCTGTTCCGCCGGGTCACCGGCAAGGGCAAGGCCGTCGGTCCCGAACGGCTGAAGGACCAGGAGATTGCCCGCCTCGTCAAGAAGACCGTTCTCGCCGCCGGCATTCGCGGCGAGTTGCCGGAGGCCGAACGGATAAAACTGTTCTCCGGTCATTCGCTGCGCGCCGGCCTCGCCTCCTCGGCCGAGGTCGATGAACGGTACGTCCAGAAACAGCTCGGCCATGCATCGGCCGAAATGACAAGGCGTTATCAGCGCAGGCGCGACCGGTTCCGCGTCAATCTCACCAAGGCGGCGGGGCTATAA
- a CDS encoding DUF1403 family protein, with translation MDSLPFAPSSMPIRLFSLPGWSRSRGRDVSEADAAFAAGIALKSLDDLVQLDPVWAGCWRSRQALKCAAVAVRLMGRNEDDHALRDAVLLTAPGDDPGPAGKLFLVTKRSPGRSGGVTTNFVNELADLLALGWDEDLAAIPDLVDAALQSGRAAPFAVADLITAISAVRPDAEVLAFMLADSVLAQKLKWPKPVPLLLSERYGPAFRTIGGRGRVRPGEVAFATAICLALVDAIDSALRSAAEIARRADQLLAVAPKLRTKGAEPIIRSLLDEDAVLASAPGIKLSRWASTRMFERLQSFGAVRELSGRSSFRIYGL, from the coding sequence ATGGATTCGTTGCCATTCGCCCCCTCATCAATGCCGATCCGACTGTTCAGTCTGCCGGGATGGTCGCGGTCGCGCGGCCGCGATGTATCGGAGGCGGATGCGGCCTTTGCAGCCGGCATCGCCTTGAAATCACTTGATGATCTGGTTCAGCTGGATCCGGTCTGGGCCGGCTGCTGGCGGTCGCGGCAAGCCCTTAAATGTGCTGCCGTTGCCGTGCGGCTGATGGGCCGAAACGAGGACGATCACGCGTTGCGTGACGCGGTTTTGCTGACTGCCCCAGGGGATGATCCCGGACCGGCCGGAAAGCTGTTTTTGGTCACGAAAAGATCGCCAGGTCGATCCGGTGGTGTCACCACGAATTTCGTAAATGAGCTCGCGGACTTGTTGGCGCTCGGATGGGATGAAGACCTTGCGGCAATTCCTGATCTGGTCGATGCTGCGCTTCAATCCGGGCGGGCGGCTCCCTTCGCGGTGGCGGACCTGATAACGGCGATTTCTGCCGTTCGCCCGGACGCTGAAGTGCTGGCGTTTATGCTGGCCGACAGTGTCCTGGCGCAAAAACTCAAATGGCCAAAACCTGTCCCGCTTCTGCTGTCCGAACGCTACGGTCCAGCCTTCCGCACCATTGGGGGGAGGGGGCGGGTCCGCCCCGGCGAAGTGGCGTTCGCCACAGCTATCTGTTTGGCTCTGGTTGACGCGATCGATTCAGCCTTGCGGTCAGCAGCGGAGATAGCGCGTCGCGCAGATCAGCTTCTGGCCGTTGCTCCCAAACTGCGTACCAAAGGTGCCGAACCGATCATTCGTAGCTTGCTGGATGAAGATGCGGTCCTGGCTTCGGCCCCGGGCATCAAACTATCTCGTTGGGCAAGCACCCGGATGTTCGAGCGGCTTCAGAGTTTTGGCGCCGTGCGCGAGCTGTCCGGCCGATCGTCGTTCCGGATCTATGGATTGTGA
- a CDS encoding replication initiation protein RepC, which yields MENAITTTPFGRRPLSLAMLSSQKAAREAPKGARLNKWKVFHTVREAREALGASDRGLAILNALLTFYPENELSEETGFVVWPSNEQLIARANGISPATLRRHLAVLVDCGLIIRRDSPNGKRFARKGRGGHVEQAYGFDLSPLVARAEEFASMAERIAEERRALKCARERLTLLRRDIVKMIEAGLDEGVPGDWAAMSQIYRAIIDRLPRSPDLATAEDICDALALLHEEVRDALESHVNSQKTNANESHTERHKQNSNPESQFEYKYGLGKKTEASGSAGETDNLHSLPKRELPLALVLDACEGFRDLAKGGSIRNWRDFLGIAEIARPMLGVSPSAWREAAEIMGDKQAAITLAAIYQRGEAVVSPGGYLRNLTERARDDQFSVWPMVMALLRARIEAGNATQTPKPDDDGAGEGAGDESLSISPALARSLKKPRR from the coding sequence ATGGAAAATGCGATAACCACGACGCCCTTCGGGCGGCGGCCGCTGTCGCTCGCGATGCTTTCAAGCCAGAAAGCGGCGCGGGAAGCCCCGAAAGGGGCGCGGCTTAACAAGTGGAAGGTGTTTCATACCGTGCGGGAGGCGCGGGAGGCGCTGGGGGCGAGCGATCGCGGCCTTGCGATCCTGAATGCGCTCCTGACCTTCTATCCCGAGAACGAACTGTCGGAGGAAACCGGCTTCGTCGTCTGGCCGTCCAACGAACAGCTGATCGCGCGCGCCAACGGCATCTCGCCGGCGACACTTCGGCGGCACCTGGCGGTGCTGGTCGATTGCGGCTTGATCATCCGCCGCGACAGCCCGAACGGCAAGCGCTTCGCCAGGAAGGGCAGGGGAGGGCATGTCGAACAGGCCTATGGCTTCGACCTGTCGCCGCTGGTGGCAAGGGCGGAAGAGTTCGCTTCGATGGCCGAAAGGATTGCCGAGGAGCGCCGGGCGCTGAAATGCGCGCGCGAACGGCTGACATTGCTGCGCCGGGACATCGTCAAGATGATCGAGGCTGGCCTCGACGAGGGCGTGCCAGGCGACTGGGCGGCAATGAGCCAGATCTATCGCGCGATCATCGACCGGCTGCCGCGTTCGCCGGACCTGGCGACGGCGGAGGATATCTGCGATGCGCTTGCGCTTTTGCATGAGGAAGTGCGTGACGCATTGGAATCGCACGTAAATTCGCAAAAAACGAACGCCAATGAGTCTCATACTGAGCGCCACAAACAGAATTCAAACCCAGAATCCCAATTTGAATATAAATATGGCTTAGGAAAGAAAACAGAAGCGAGCGGCAGCGCCGGCGAAACCGACAATCTGCACAGCCTGCCGAAGCGGGAACTGCCGCTGGCACTGGTGCTGGATGCCTGCGAGGGCTTTCGGGATCTGGCAAAGGGGGGATCGATCCGCAACTGGCGGGACTTCCTGGGCATCGCTGAGATCGCCCGGCCAATGCTGGGCGTCAGCCCGAGCGCCTGGCGGGAGGCGGCCGAAATCATGGGCGACAAACAGGCCGCGATCACGCTTGCCGCGATCTACCAGCGCGGAGAGGCCGTCGTCAGCCCCGGCGGCTATCTGCGCAACCTGACGGAACGGGCGAGGGATGACCAGTTCTCCGTCTGGCCGATGGTCATGGCGCTTTTGAGGGCAAGGATCGAGGCCGGGAACGCGACACAAACGCCAAAACCCGATGACGACGGGGCAGGGGAGGGCGCCGGCGATGAAAGTCTCTCGATTTCGCCCGCTTTGGCACGCTCATTGAAGAAGCCGCGGCGATGA
- a CDS encoding type II toxin-antitoxin system VapC family toxin, with amino-acid sequence MYLIDTNVISALAPSKRGGDAALIGWLDRASDALFLSTVTAAEVRAGIAKAEREQSTTKAERLQAWWQSIEYLYGDKILSFDLRCAHAAGEILDAARAHQPGFADIAIAATAKAHGLTILTRNLRHFAPLGVPVHDPFQSLPG; translated from the coding sequence ATGTATCTCATCGATACAAATGTCATTTCGGCACTTGCGCCGTCGAAACGCGGAGGCGACGCGGCGCTGATCGGGTGGCTTGACAGGGCAAGCGATGCGCTTTTCTTGTCCACTGTGACGGCTGCCGAGGTGCGGGCCGGGATTGCCAAGGCGGAACGGGAACAATCGACGACGAAGGCAGAGCGCTTGCAGGCGTGGTGGCAGAGCATCGAATATCTTTATGGCGATAAGATCCTGTCATTTGATCTTCGCTGCGCCCATGCCGCAGGCGAAATCCTTGATGCCGCCCGCGCCCATCAGCCGGGCTTTGCCGATATCGCCATCGCCGCGACTGCAAAGGCCCACGGGTTGACGATCCTGACCCGCAATCTCCGCCATTTCGCACCGCTTGGCGTTCCGGTGCATGATCCGTTTCAGTCGCTGCCGGGTTGA
- a CDS encoding type II toxin-antitoxin system Phd/YefM family antitoxin, with protein MREIQLRDAKATFSAVVDQAVHGTPSVITRRGRKEVVVLSYEEYEKLAHVPSFGRLLAAYPGEDDTIPERGDKPGRDVAF; from the coding sequence ATGAGGGAAATTCAGCTCAGAGATGCGAAGGCAACGTTTTCTGCTGTTGTCGATCAGGCCGTGCACGGTACGCCGTCGGTGATCACGCGGCGCGGGCGTAAGGAAGTGGTCGTCTTGTCCTATGAGGAATACGAAAAACTTGCGCATGTGCCCAGTTTCGGTCGGCTTCTGGCTGCCTATCCAGGCGAGGACGATACGATTCCCGAGCGCGGAGATAAACCCGGACGTGATGTCGCGTTTTGA
- a CDS encoding nucleotidyl transferase AbiEii/AbiGii toxin family protein: MARDQYMRQVDLLVRTLPFIARHEAFALKGGTAINLFYRDMPRLSVDIDLTYLPIEDRETTLKNIDTTLEHIREDLMGNLRGVNVQRIAGGGNNHTRLLVRQGIAEIKVETSPVARGTVHPPERRRVSAAVEDNFGFAEMQVVSFEDLFGGKLHAAVDRQHPRDLFDVKLLYENEGLSDALFRTFLIYVGSSGRPPHELVRPSLATLDEAFVKEFEGMTIEPVGLDDLKAARNRMTADILAKLDDNAMRFLLSLHDGEPDFEAIGLPQAADLPAVRWKVLNLEKLRAQNPEKHAEQRREIEGLQSKE, encoded by the coding sequence ATGGCCCGTGACCAATACATGCGCCAGGTCGACCTTTTGGTGCGGACCCTTCCATTCATCGCCCGCCACGAGGCCTTCGCCCTGAAGGGTGGAACGGCAATCAACCTCTTCTATCGCGACATGCCGCGGCTCTCGGTCGATATCGACCTGACCTATCTGCCGATTGAGGATCGCGAAACGACACTGAAAAATATCGACACGACACTGGAGCACATCCGCGAAGACTTGATGGGCAACCTGCGGGGCGTGAACGTCCAGAGGATCGCCGGCGGCGGCAACAACCACACCCGCCTCCTCGTCCGGCAGGGCATTGCCGAAATCAAGGTCGAGACATCTCCCGTTGCGCGCGGAACTGTCCATCCACCCGAACGCCGACGCGTGAGCGCGGCCGTAGAGGACAATTTCGGCTTCGCCGAAATGCAGGTCGTTTCGTTCGAGGACCTGTTTGGCGGAAAGCTCCATGCGGCGGTAGACCGGCAGCATCCGCGTGATCTGTTCGACGTAAAACTGCTCTATGAAAACGAGGGGCTGAGCGACGCGTTGTTTCGAACATTTCTGATTTACGTTGGCAGTTCCGGCCGCCCGCCGCACGAGTTGGTCAGGCCTTCGCTCGCAACGCTAGACGAGGCCTTCGTCAAGGAGTTCGAGGGGATGACGATCGAGCCAGTCGGCCTCGACGATCTGAAGGCAGCGAGGAACCGGATGACGGCGGATATCCTCGCAAAGCTTGACGACAACGCGATGCGCTTCCTGCTGTCACTCCACGACGGCGAACCAGATTTCGAAGCCATCGGGTTGCCACAAGCGGCTGATCTGCCGGCCGTTCGTTGGAAGGTTCTCAACCTCGAGAAACTGAGGGCACAGAACCCCGAAAAACATGCCGAGCAACGGCGAGAGATTGAGGGGCTTCAGTCAAAAGAATAA
- a CDS encoding UvrD-helicase domain-containing protein yields MSDRVRTYRPGFVARFLPQGKWKVTLRLSLPATIQITQNGAENIACLNVVAISVSKALLWHSVEVRARDQVYSLNCLGEEAATRLAADLYSFINSYLFDLISSDTEHLNAVDTKLMAIVEGQNQYLAHADLARAIASVESQAAAALSHPLFDPELMTATVKATLPRSLAFITDPAVRHRYNDAFVSAELARYRSFFDDLDGRSLSDQQREACIRLEDNNLLVASAGSGKSATMVGKVAYVLDKKLYRPEDILVLAFNKDAAHELKERVARQLAVDPDDLKCKVTTFHALGLGVIREVEGQPPQLVNWVEHPAGEAKVIEQIIDELLRSDPEFSRLWVNLLVLHPKADIPAEVFDSKADYDRYLSARRRKGNATIGTMAGIYVKSLQEQTIVNWLWLQSVEFEYERQIPIEEDNGGIRHLHPDFHYPASNTIHEHLAINADGSSPFDNYITHAEHKMTAYRNAGIDVFQTTSAQARDGSLLATLQAEITKRGIPLQQKSYTAIVKGLEPVVIKHYHKLTAVCIKHIRASHLTLDMLLERAKSLHDRTRAREFAQVIWKITESYSRKLDQAKRIDFDSMIANATHLVETGQYRSPYSLILVDEFQDVSEPRANLIKALKHQKPFTKIFAVGDDWQSIYRFAGSDITIFTQFEANFGASWQGRLEQTYRCNQLIAETAASFVQRNSAQLKKSVRSTRPAIPRSIRVIPISGEGSKPEFGEACHQLLQRLNSFLGGISGQWRTKGREKLNVMVLWRYNQLDPFKGTPPKFENIEVSGLSFHRAKGLEADYTILLDVSEGDYGVPSRIEDDELLNLVMPRPESFEFAEERRLFYVALTRASRGVFLLTNSREPSRYIRELSDIAGEDLRFESIDGDPLHQCPKCRVGQLVERNGRGNSRFLGCNQYPECEHTAQLR; encoded by the coding sequence ATGTCTGATCGTGTTCGAACATACCGGCCTGGTTTCGTTGCGCGCTTCCTTCCCCAAGGGAAATGGAAGGTGACACTGCGCCTGTCTTTACCGGCGACCATACAAATTACCCAGAACGGCGCCGAGAACATTGCGTGCCTGAATGTTGTCGCGATTTCCGTCAGCAAAGCGTTGCTCTGGCATTCGGTCGAAGTCCGGGCTCGCGATCAGGTCTACAGCCTAAATTGTCTTGGAGAAGAGGCTGCCACCCGGTTGGCGGCCGATCTCTATAGTTTCATCAACAGCTACCTCTTCGATCTGATCAGCTCCGATACCGAGCATCTGAACGCGGTGGATACGAAACTGATGGCTATCGTGGAGGGACAAAACCAATATCTCGCCCATGCTGACCTTGCACGGGCTATTGCCAGTGTGGAGAGTCAAGCCGCCGCGGCACTTTCGCACCCCCTGTTCGATCCGGAATTGATGACAGCCACCGTGAAAGCGACGCTTCCCCGATCGCTCGCCTTCATCACCGATCCTGCTGTCCGCCACAGATACAACGATGCGTTTGTCTCGGCCGAGCTGGCGAGATACCGATCGTTCTTCGACGACCTGGACGGCCGGTCGTTGTCCGATCAGCAACGCGAAGCTTGCATTCGACTGGAGGACAACAACCTTCTTGTCGCCTCCGCTGGATCGGGCAAGTCCGCCACGATGGTCGGCAAGGTCGCCTATGTCCTCGACAAGAAGCTTTACCGCCCGGAAGATATTCTTGTGCTCGCTTTCAACAAGGACGCGGCCCACGAACTGAAGGAGCGAGTAGCCCGGCAGCTGGCGGTCGATCCGGACGATCTGAAATGCAAGGTGACCACGTTTCACGCGCTCGGTCTCGGTGTCATTCGGGAAGTCGAAGGACAGCCGCCACAGCTTGTCAACTGGGTTGAGCACCCCGCCGGCGAAGCGAAGGTCATTGAACAGATCATTGACGAGTTGCTGCGGTCGGATCCGGAGTTCTCCCGGCTCTGGGTCAATCTCCTCGTCCTTCATCCCAAGGCGGATATTCCGGCAGAAGTGTTCGATTCCAAGGCGGACTATGATCGGTACCTCTCAGCACGTCGACGAAAAGGTAATGCGACCATTGGCACAATGGCTGGCATCTATGTGAAATCACTTCAGGAACAGACGATCGTCAATTGGCTCTGGTTGCAGTCCGTCGAATTCGAATACGAGCGTCAGATCCCCATCGAAGAGGATAATGGCGGGATCCGACATCTGCATCCGGACTTCCACTACCCTGCCAGCAATACCATCCATGAGCACCTCGCCATCAATGCGGACGGTTCCTCCCCGTTCGACAACTACATTACCCATGCCGAGCATAAGATGACCGCCTACCGCAACGCCGGCATCGACGTATTTCAGACAACGTCGGCGCAAGCACGCGACGGATCGCTGCTCGCAACCCTACAGGCAGAAATCACGAAACGAGGCATTCCACTCCAACAAAAAAGCTACACGGCAATCGTCAAAGGTCTCGAGCCAGTGGTCATCAAGCACTATCACAAGCTGACAGCGGTCTGTATCAAGCACATCCGGGCTAGCCACCTCACCCTGGACATGCTGCTTGAGCGAGCCAAATCGCTCCATGACCGGACCCGTGCCCGAGAATTTGCTCAGGTGATCTGGAAGATCACCGAATCCTATTCACGGAAGCTGGACCAGGCTAAACGCATCGACTTCGACTCGATGATCGCGAACGCCACACATCTCGTGGAGACGGGGCAATACCGGAGCCCCTACTCGCTGATCCTTGTCGATGAGTTCCAGGATGTATCGGAGCCACGCGCGAATCTGATCAAGGCGCTGAAACACCAGAAGCCGTTCACGAAAATCTTTGCCGTTGGTGACGACTGGCAATCGATCTATCGTTTTGCCGGTTCTGACATTACCATTTTCACGCAGTTCGAGGCAAACTTCGGAGCGAGCTGGCAAGGTCGACTGGAGCAAACGTACCGTTGCAATCAGCTCATAGCGGAGACGGCCGCCAGCTTCGTTCAGCGAAACTCGGCTCAGCTGAAGAAGTCGGTACGCTCGACGCGACCAGCCATCCCACGATCGATCCGGGTCATTCCGATCAGTGGTGAAGGGAGCAAGCCGGAATTCGGCGAGGCGTGTCACCAGCTCTTGCAACGGCTAAATTCGTTCCTGGGTGGGATTTCGGGGCAATGGCGGACAAAGGGGCGCGAAAAGCTCAACGTCATGGTCCTATGGCGCTATAACCAGCTCGATCCGTTCAAGGGTACACCGCCAAAATTCGAAAATATCGAGGTTTCCGGACTGTCGTTCCATCGCGCCAAAGGACTCGAGGCCGACTACACAATCCTGCTCGATGTCAGCGAAGGCGACTACGGCGTGCCGAGCCGGATCGAGGACGACGAACTTCTCAATCTGGTCATGCCACGACCAGAAAGCTTCGAGTTTGCCGAAGAGCGTCGCCTTTTCTATGTCGCATTGACTCGGGCAAGCCGCGGCGTGTTTTTGCTCACGAATAGCCGGGAGCCTTCTCGATATATCCGCGAACTTTCCGACATTGCCGGCGAAGATTTGCGATTTGAATCGATCGATGGCGATCCCCTGCATCAATGTCCCAAATGCCGGGTTGGCCAGTTGGTCGAAAGGAATGGCCGCGGTAACAGCCGGTTTCTGGGATGCAATCAGTATCCAGAATGCGAGCACACTGCACAGTTGCGCTGA